Proteins encoded by one window of Catharus ustulatus isolate bCatUst1 chromosome Z, bCatUst1.pri.v2, whole genome shotgun sequence:
- the FAM172A gene encoding cotranscriptional regulator FAM172A isoform X1 — protein MSTVSAMILLIIGGVVTLVQTIDIWAPAQPKENVWVTLANRTGQEAICLSLSSAGNPFSTCLVGLPLDNLPCPTGTVPLCQTNESRSYADQWDLVVPHFPRATQEPQELEILGTVRADFCVRFNWTSAYRGYGKDQSLPINANSTLKMYQNASMWCNYTSPNISLSSNIPIQLPQGIFLICGDRAWPGIPSKLKGGPCTLGRLTLLSPNTSMIIQQYKKHKRARRMAHAFQPECDDQAQFWSRGERILGSLVPGVGTAHALTTLNKLGCWLAKQSNATSIAISGLLTDVNSIRHATLQNRAAIDFLLLAHGHGCQDFEGMCCMNLSDHSVSIHAQLTKLATLTSHLQEDTGFGLNDWLKSLGLRPWLTSLLQHLITIGIVLFALVLLVPCFCACLRKALNRMILDSTATALLAYKENGGSVDSFSEQWLRDKGHRDNIRLVKV, from the coding sequence ATGAGCACTGTAAGTGCCATGATACTCCTTATAATAGGAGGAGTAGTCACCCTAGTCCAGACAATTGACATTtgggccccagcacagccaaaagAAAACGTTTGGGTGACATTAGCCAATCGAACAGGCCAAGAGGCTATTTGTTTGTCCTTGTCCTCAGCTGGTAACCCTTTTTCTACCTGTTTGGTGGGGTTGCCCTTAGACAATTTGCCTTGTCCTACCGGTACTGTACCTTTATGTCAGACCAATGAATCACGGTCGTACGCTGACCAATGGGATTTGGTGGTCCCACATTTCCCACGGGCGACCCAGGAACCACAAGAGCTAGAAATTTTGGGTACAGTAAGGGCTGATTTCTGTGTTCGATTTAATTGGACTAGTGCTTATCGAGGGTATGGAAAGGACCAATCACTGCCAATTAATGCCAATTCGACTCTTAAAATGTACCAGAACGCGTCCATGTGGTGCAATTACACGAGTCCCAATATCTCACTGTCCTCTAACATTCCCATACAGTTACCTCAGGGGATATTTTTGATTTGTGGAGATAGAGCCTGGCCTGGTATACCCTCGAAGTTAAAAGGTGGTCCATGCACTTTAGGGAGACTAACCCTATTGTCACCAAATACATCTATGATCATTCAACAATACAAGAAACATAAGCGAGCCAGAAGGATGGCACATGCTTTCCAACCTGAGTGTGATGATCAGGCTCAGTTCTGGTCACGAGGGGAAAGGATCCTGGGATCTCTGGTACCAGGGGTAGGCACTGCACATGCCTTGACCACTTTAAATAAATTGGGTTGTTGGTTGGCAAAACAAAGTAATGCAACGTCAATTGCTATATCTGGCCTCCTGACGGATGTGAACTCAATCCGTCATGCAACATTACAAAATAGAGCCgccatagattttcttttattagctCATGGTCATGGGTGCCAAGATTTCGAAGGAATGTGCTGTATGAATTTGTCAGATCACTCTGTGTCGATACATGCCCAGTTGACTAAATTGGCTACTCTAACATCGCACTTGCAAGAGGACACAGGGTTTGGCCTTAATGACTGGCTAAAGAGTCTAGGTCTCAGACCTTGGCTGACTTCTCTCCTTCAACACCTGATCACTATAGGGATAGTTCTTTTTGCACTTGTACTGCTTGTGCCTTGCTTTTGCGCATGCCTTAGAAAGGCACTAAATAGAATGATCTTagacagcacagccactgctctgctaGCATATAAAGAAAACGGGGGAAGTGTGGATAGTTTCTCTGAGCAGTGGTTGAGAGACAAAGGACACAGGGATAATATCAGACTGGTTAAAGTGTGA